In a genomic window of Colias croceus chromosome 20, ilColCroc2.1:
- the LOC123700939 gene encoding AFG3-like protein 2, giving the protein MWKGLRLTQSQLSKLHFKGNKLQSLGVPALDSVLNQWYEFCKKPPKGFEKYFQPGTSKKHEKKPEKDDAPPPSKSSPPPSKPSSSPEKWNINMFSSAPGGRGSGRGGYDGQDREKWMMFGAMGVVALIASIAYFELKYREISWRDFVNMYLKKGIVEKLEVINKKWVRVRLQPGTFEGKVIWFAIGSVDSFERNLENAQIEMNVEPQNFLPVIYRTEVEASSLTGILPTLLIIGFLIYMMRRSADMMGRGGRKGGGLFGGVMESTAKLINPSDIGVKFQDVAGCEEAKIEIMEFVNFLKNPQQYIDLGAKIPKGALLTGPPGTGKTLLAKATAGEANVPFLTVSGSEFLEMFVGVGPSRVRDMFSMARKHAPCILFIDEIDAVGRKRGGRSFGGHSEQENTLNQLLVEMDGFNTTTNVVVLAATNRVDILDKALLRPGRFDRQIFVPAPDIKGRASIFKVHLTPLKTTLNKENLARKMAALTPGFTGADIANVCNEAALIAARELSTDISMKNFEQAIERVVAGMEKKSNVLQPEERKIVAYHEAGHAVAGWFLEHADPLLKVSIIPRGKGLGYAQYLPKEQYLYSKEQLFDRMCMTLGGRVSEEIFFGRITTGAQDDLKKITQSAYAQIVHYGMNAKVGNVSFEMPQPGEMVIDKPYSEKTAELIDSEVRDLINSAHKRTTDLLVEHKTNIEKVAERLLKQEILSRDDMIELLGPRPFPEKSTYEEFVEGTGSLDEDTTLPEGLKDWNKEKQPTIPPPESIPPASKN; this is encoded by the exons ATGTGGAAAGGTCTTAGATTAACGCAATCGCAACTATCGAAGCTCCATTTTAAAggaaataaactacaatcattAGGAGTTCCGGCGTTAGATTCTGTGTTAAACCAATGGTATGAATTCTGCAAGAAACCCCCTAAGGGGTTCGAAAAGTATTTCCAACCAGGAACTAGTAAAAAACACGAAAAGAAACCGGAAAAAGATGACGCTCCTCCACCGTCGAAATCTTCACCACCACCGTCAAAACCGAGCTCGTCTCCAGAAAAATggaatattaatatgttttccAGTGCCCCTGGAGGAAGGGGATCTGGCCGTGGAGGTTACGATGGACAGGATCGAGAAAAATGGATGATGTTTGGTGCCATGGGTGTAGTTGCCCTAATTGCCTCAATTGCATATTTCGAACTTAAGTACAGAGAAATAAGTTGGCGAGATTTCGTTAATATGTATCTAAAAAAAGGCATTGTTGAGAAGTTAGAggttataaacaaaaaatgggTTCGTGTAAGATTACAGCCGGGCACATTTGAAGGAAAAGTTATCTGGTTTGCTATTGGCAGTGTGGACTCATTCGAGAGAAATCTAGAGAATGCGCAAATAGAAATGAATGTTGAACCTCAGAATTTCTTGCCAGTTATTTATAGAACTGAGGTGGAGGCTTCCAGTCTGACAGGAATATTACCAACATTGTTAATAATTGGATTCTTAATTTATATGATGAGAAGGTCTGCTGATATGATGGGAAGAGGCGGTCGCAAAGGTGGTGGACTTTTTGGTGGTGTGATGGAATCAACAGCCAAATTGATCAACCCATCAGACATTGGTGTTAAGTTCCAGGATGTAGCTGGTTGTGAAGAAGCTAAGATCGAAATTATGGAGTTTGTAAACTTCTTGAAGAACCCCCAACAATACATTGACTTGGGAGCTAAAATACCCAAGGGAGCTTTGCTCACTGGACCACCAGGTACTGGTAAAACTTTACTTGCCAAAGCTACAGCTGGAGAGGCCAATGTTCCTTTTTTAACTGTATCTGGTTCAGAATTCTTAGAGATGTTTGTTGGTGTTGGTCCATCTAGAGTGAGAGACATGTTTTCAATGGCTCGTAAGCATGCCCCATGTATTTTGTTCATTGATGAAATTGATGCCGTCGGTAGGAAGAGGGGTGGACGAAGCTTTGGTGGACATTCAGAGCAAGAGAACACTCTAAATCAATTGCTGGTAGAGATGGATGGTTTTAACACAACAACAAATGTTGTTGTGCTAGCTGCAACCAACAGAGTTGATATTTTGGATAAAGCTCTGTTGAGACCTGGTCGTTTTGACCGTCAGATATTTGTACCAGCTCCAGATATTAAGGGCAGGGCTTCCATTTTCAAGGTGCATTTAACTCCACTCAAAACTACACTCAATAAAGAGAATCTAGCCAGAAAAATGGCTGCTTTAACACCAG GTTTCACTGGAGCAGATATTGCTAATGTATGCAATGAAGCAGCACTCATTGCAGCTAGGGAGTTGTCAACTGACATAAGCATGAAAAACTTTGAACAGGCCATAGAGAGAGTAGTAGCTGGTATGGAGAAAAAATCGAATGTCCTACAACCAGAAGAGCGAAAGATCGTAGCGTATCATGAAGCTGGCCATGCTGTAGCTGGCTGGTTCCTAGAACATGCAGACCCCCTTCTCAAAGTATCTATCATACCTCGTGGAAAGGGTCTTGGATATGCACAATATCTACCAAAAGAACAATACCTATACAGTAAGGAACAATTATTTGACAGAATGTGCATGACTCTTGGTGGAAGAGTGAGTGAGGAAATATTCTTTGGTAGAATTACAACCGGTGCACAGGATGATTTGAAGAAAATTACTCAGAGTGCATACGCTCAAATTGTTCACTATGGTATGAATGCTAAAGTGGGTAATGTTTCCTTTGAAATGCCACAACCTGGAGAAATGGTTATTGACAAACCATACTCTGAAAAAACAGCTGAATTAATCGACTCTGAAGTGAGAGATTTAATCAACTCAGCACATAAACGCACAACAGACTTGTTAGTTGAACATAAGACAAACATTGAGAAGGTTGCAGAACGCTTACTGAAGCAAGAGATTCTGAGCAGGGATGATATGATTGAATTACTGGGTCCCAGACCATTCCCTGAAAAGAGTACTTATGAAGAATTTGTGGAGGGAACTGGTTCATTAGATGAAGATACAACTTTACCAGAGGGCTTGAAGGATTGGAATAAGGAAAAGCAACCAACTATTCCCCCACCAGAAAGTATACCTCCTGCCagtaaaaattaa
- the LOC123700940 gene encoding serine/threonine-protein kinase 40-like produces the protein MDQEKPESTSSLSHGKRSRPLLLQPSPKIARLSAYANSTSSSMLKNSKKLSPNSPRKLKVLYNKSDVPPPGTPVPDKLVRKAGPYLLGPKLGPSPVKSIVQCLARKEKTDDFYQIKILTLKNEGQPETQDDRQGKMLLHTEYSLLSLLEDQDGVVHHHGLFKDHALEEAPNPNGPGFIYTGRVRQRLFLVLDCVSAHQFSEKGSELINLQQYVTKVKKVPEKEAILIFYDIVRVVANLHKRNIVHRDLKLGNIVLNQRTGRVVLTNFCLGTHLGSDRDLLKDQRGSPAYISPDVLLCKPYLGKPSDMWALGVVLYTMLYGQFPFCDTSLAQLFSRIQAANYNIPPDGNPVHVSDNTVFLIQRLLVKDPKHRLVADQVLDQLSSIIASYIIVPNPPEDLQVVPDIPLEEDKGKEKEPEVEKKLAFPLEGERSPSSEELGVYCVPLPDFLALNFPSPTRVQQNSILIHPTTDTQNTKQISIQRIGRDARPLLPCEIARYQHMFTRQDSRTVQNFVPERNPESSRIRNLAQRIPRLHAVPSTSNSEFRAIPWSERRLQMDRLDQDYVMRFPESSRNRIMNPAPVHSVNPEAVVNNPRPPVDNNDLEYN, from the exons ATGGATCAAGAAAAACCTGAAAGTACGAGTAGTCTTAGCCATGGAAAGAGATCACGACCTTTGTTACTCCAACCCAGCCCGAAGATTGCAAGATTGTCAGCCTATGCAAATTCCACGTCAAGTTCTATGCtcaaaaattcaaagaaattGTCGCCGAATTCACCTCGTAAACTTAAAGTGTTGTATAACAAAAGCGATGTCCCACCACCTGGCACTCCTGTCCCAGATAAACTTGTACGAAAAGCTGGTCCCTATTTACTTGGTCCCAAGTTAGGGCCTAGCCCTGTTAAAAGTATAGTTCAGTGTTTAGCTCGTAAAGAGAAAACAGATGATTTCTATCAGATCAAAAtactaacattaaaaaatgagGGCCAGCCAGAAACACAAGATGATAGGCAAGGGAAAATGCTATTACATACTGAATATTCTTTGCTATCCTTGTTAGAAGATCAAGATGGTGTTGTACACCATCACGGGTTGTTTAAG GATCATGCTCTAGAAGAAGCCCCAAATCCCAACGGTCCAGGTTTTATATACACTGGCAGAGTTAGACAAAGACTATTTCTAGTGTTAGACTGTGTTAGTGCACACCAATTTAGTGAAAAAGGTAGCGAGTTGATAAACTTGCAGCAATATGTAACTAAAGTAAAGAAAGTACCTGAAAAAGAGGCCATTTTGATATTCTATGATATAGTGAGGGTAGTTGCTAATTTACATAAG aGAAATATAGTACACAGGGATCTTAAATTAGGGAACATAGTGTTAAACCAAAGGACTGGAAGGGTTGTGTTAACTAATTTCTGCCTGGGGACACATCTAGGCAGCGATAGAGATTTATTGAAGGATCAAAGAG GTTCACCAGCCTATATATCACCAGACGTATTACTATGCAAGCCGTACCTTGGCAAGCCGTCAGACATGTGGGCGTTGGGGGTTGTCCTGTACACAATGCTGTATGGACAGTTCCCGTTCTGTGACACAAGCCTCGCGCAGCTGTTTAGTCGTATACAAGCcgctaattataatataccacC ggACGGCAATCCAGTACATGTTTCCGATAATACAGTATTTCTTATACAGCGGCTCTTGGTGAAAGATCCTAAGCATAGACTAGTTGCTGATCAG GTCTTAGACCAATTATCGAGTATAATAGCAAGCTACATAATTGTGCCAAACCCTCCCGAAGACTTGCAAGTTGTACCAGATATACCGCTAGAGGAGGATAAGGGAAAGGAAAAGGAGCCAGAGGTGGAAAAGAAACTGGCCTTCCCGCTGGAGGGGGAGAGGAGTCCGTCTAGT GAAGAACTCGGCGTATACTGCGTACCGTTACCGGATTTCCTCGCACTAAACTTCCCTTCACCTACACGAGTTCAACAAAACAGCATTCTAATACACCCCACAACAGACACACAAAACACAAAACAGATATCCATACAAAGAATAGGCAGGGACGCGCGGCCATTGCTCCCGTGCGAAATAGCGAGATATCAACACATGTTCACGCGCCAAGATTCTAGAACAGTCCAGAACTTTGTTCCCGAACGTAATCCGGAAAGTTCTAGAATTCGAAATTTGGCGCAACGGATTCCGCGCCTTCACGCGGTTCCGTCGACTTCGAATTCCGaatttcgcgccattccgtgGTCCGAGAGACGGTTGCAAATGGATAGATTAGATCAAGATTACGTCATGCGGTTTCCGGAATCTTCTAGAAACAGAATTATGAATCCGGCTCCCGTACATTCGGTGAATCCTGAAGCGGTTGTAAACAATCCACGCCCGCCCGTTGATAATAATGATCtcgaatataattaa
- the LOC123700938 gene encoding transcription initiation factor TFIID subunit 3 yields MSEAYAREILRRNVAQICQTIGWNGINSTPLDILVHVLEKYICALGTQANRHAEEFNRTEPNLHDLGLVFRDLHVQLPELAEYTRCVPPVPPPVKTEKFPKPKESNLNFLKPGSHEVVTRPMHVHEHLPPMYPEKERDTPVVAGTVEICQNGIDSIDNNPSCASPEISVTDSPEKPKDIFKRPNDPVSLPNSKRPRLRLDEEERTREISSVMMTMSGFLSPAREGKLPEARPPTLVSERHHEKHKANSHHSNAMKPPLVDKSDKKSKKSKLLNGKIMKSKRKDKSHKGESSKSRDSSKLDRFPPGHLTQKNKDVHPTHHNHVTMPAPKVLPPQAKPTILPPPTPLVPPLVPEPLRPVIKQEPVETLPTPSVSRINFIPGEEAIPVPRKIPISKSPLVSNSLPVNKHATNSHISDVEIKKEVIDEEEKLASQPDRSKINIFKRISNKSKEDKSSSEVVSEKLQSESVISRLQNSAHENSRLKSDENIVNNNNSSPVDLSKEIDIRAHEVISIDDDSMDNLPMPQSRPLLYDPKPSGLTINKALQQSLPKDVPSESPKVKREKKHKDKKDKAAKLEAKLKKQQQQLAYEMVQMADKKKMKFPNEKSPKTGRPKNESKLPQMPPGFPFFHSMPPGRGLMPGPGLIPNSGLMPGGDFLAGLANNPALRGLPSPNMLNNPFALGAGPGLIPGPSFIPGLPNHLMPLGNFSHSSRSSAVKLPSMFRRPSLEVIPVDNDDDRMMHKSPGTSREKDRHDKHKSPTIPNILQKQKSKSSKEHKANLYKMPPVQPDITIELNPPKSEPVRQEVPREPPAPPPVRLPTPEPPAPVHHTEPTPNVEATRVKMSTPEGPKDDIDSSERKKDKSHKKEKRDKDGIKIKKKKDKKDKNKDKSEKKKEKDERQEIKDRIKKEKKEKKKEKLADGLVPKLTLKLGSSNSNSPMPPSSPETFKLNIKPVKREEESPVKEEPLSRENSRSPELAQISALVTRPPKQKHSKHNHVAEPQEAQASSSPPGSPQRKNRPPSSHSKYRRILIKPLSKKGHGDSLDDEAASVIDDVPTAPATPVAEKPSGTLPTPYYVDEHGNKIWVCPACGRPDNGSPMIGCDGCDGWYHWICVGITEEPGATEDWFCKSCLAKRTAMVLAGVTSGKKRGRKPKGEKVRDCH; encoded by the coding sequence ATGTCAGAGGCGTACGCTCGTGAGATACTACGAAGGAATGTTGCGCAAATATGTCAAACTATAGGATGGAATGGAATAAACTCAACGCCACTGGACATTTTAGTTCATGTTTTAGAAAAGTATATTTGTGCATTGGGCACCCAAGCTAACAGGCACGCCGAGGAGTTTAACAGGACTGAACCAAATTTACACGATTTAGGATTAGTGTTTCGTGATTTACATGTACAACTGCCAGAATTGGCAGAGTACACTCGCTGTGTTCCCCCAGTACCACCTCCTGTCAAAACAGAAAAGTTTCCTAAACCAAAAGAATCAAACTTGAACTTTCTTAAACCTGGTAGTCATGAAGTTGTCACAAGGCCAATGCATGTGCATGAGCACTTGCCTCCAATGTACCCTGAAAAGGAAAGGGATACACCTGTTGTTGCAGGAACTGTGGAGATCTGTCAGAATGGTATTGATAGTATTGATAATAATCCTTCATGTGCAAGCCCGGAAATATCAGTtacagacagtccagaaaaacctaaagatatatttaaaagacCCAATGATCCAGTGTCATTGCCAAACAGTAAGAGGCCTAGATTACGGTTGGATGAGGAGGAAAGAACAAGAGAAATCAGCAGTGTCATGATGACTATGTCAGGTTTCTTGTCTCCAGCACGGGAAGGTAAATTACCTGAAGCTAGACCACCCACGCTTGTTTCAGAGAGACATCATGAGAAACATAAAGCTAATTCACATCATTCAAATGCAATGAAACCACCATTGGTAGATAAATCCGATAAGAAATCTaagaaaagtaaattattgaatggtaaaattatgaaaagtaAAAGAAAAGATAAAAGTCATAAAGGTGAAAGTAGTAAATCTAGGGATAGTAGTAAATTGGACAGGTTTCCACCTGGGCATCTTACacagaaaaataaagatgTACATCCCACACATCATAATCATGTGACAATGCCAGCGCCTAAGGTATTACCACCTCAAGCTAAACCAACAATTTTGCCGCCACCAACACCTTTGGTACCGCCACTAGTTCCTGAACCATTGAGACCAGTAATTAAACAAGAACCTGTTGAAACCCTTCCAACTCCATCTGTTTCTCGAATTAATTTCATTCCCGGGGAAGAAGCAATACCTGTTCCCAGGAAAATACCTATTTCTAAATCTCCACTTGTTTCTAATTCTTTACCTGTAAATAAACATGCAACAAATTCACATATATCAGatgtagaaattaaaaagGAGGTTATTGACGAAGAAGAGAAATTGGCTTCACAGCCTGATAgatcaaaaattaatatatttaaaagaatatcGAACAAATCTAAGGAAGATAAGAGTTCTTCTGAGGTTGTATCAGAAAAATTACAGTCTGAAAGTGTGATCTCAAGGTTGCAGAATTCTGCACATGAAAATAGTAGATTGAAGTCTGATGAAAACATTGTGAACAACAATAATAGTAGTCCAGTAGATTTATCTAAAGAAATTGATATACGAGCCCATGAAGTTATTAGTATTGATGATGATTCCATGGATAATTTACCAATGCCTCAGTCAAGACCATTGTTATATGATCCGAAACCATCTGGGCTCACAATTAACAAAGCACTTCAACAATCACTCCCCAAAGATGTACCTAGTGAGAGTCCAAAAGTAAAGAGagaaaagaaacataaagataaaaaagatAAGGCTGCGAAGCTGGAAGCAAAACTTAAGAAACAGCAACAACAATTAGCTTATGAAATGGTGCAAATGGCTGACAAGAAGAAAATGAAATTTCCTAATGAAAAATCTCCTAAAACTGGAAGACCAAAGAATGAATCAAAACTTCCTCAGATGCCACCAGGTTTTCCATTCTTTCACTCAATGCCACCTGGTAGAGGTTTGATGCCAGGTCCAGGCTTAATTCCTAATTCAGGTCTTATGCCAGGAGGTGATTTCTTAGCTGGCTTAGCAAACAATCCAGCATTAAGGGGACTCCCTTCACCAAACATGTTAAACAATCCATTTGCTTTAGGAGCAGGGCCAGGTCTTATACCTGGTCCTAGTTTTATACCTGGTTTACCCAACCATCTAATGCCACTAGGCAACTTTTCACATTCATCAAGATCATCTGCAGTAAAACTTCCTTCAATGTTTAGACGCCCAAGTTTAGAGGTTATACCAGTAGATAATGATGACGATAGAATGATGCATAAATCGCCGGGAACAAGCCGTGAAAAAGATCGACATGACAAGCACAAATCTCCAACCATTCCAAATATtctacaaaaacaaaaatctaAATCAAGTAAAGAACACAAAGCAAATCTATACAAAATGCCACCTGTACAGCCAGACATAACAATAGAGTTAAATCCACCAAAGTCAGAACCAGTTCGACAAGAGGTGCCGAGAGAACCTCCCGCTCCACCACCGGTACGATTACCTACCCCTGAACCACCTGCACCAGTCCATCATACTGAACCAACACCCAATGTCGAAGCTACACGTGTTAAAATGTCAACCCCTGAAGGTCCCAAAGATGATATTGATAGCTCAGAGAGGAAAAAAgataaatcacataaaaagGAAAAGAGAGATAAGGATGGTATTAAGATCAAAAAGAAGAAAGACAAAAAAGATAAGAATAAAGATAAGTctgaaaagaaaaaagaaaaagatgaAAGGCAAGAAATCAAAGATAGAATTAAGAAAGAGAAGAAGGagaagaaaaaagaaaaattagcTGATGGTTTAGTACCAAAACTAACATTAAAATTGGGATCATCTAATTCAAATTCACCTATGCCACCTAGTTCACCTGAAacatttaagttaaatataaaaccaGTTAAAAGAGAAGAAGAATCGCCAGTTAAAGAAGAGCCGCTATCTAGGGAAAATAGTAGATCACCTGAGTTAGCGCAAATATCAGCGTTGGTAACTCGACCACCAAAACAGAAACATTCGAAGCATAATCATGTTGCAGAACCACAAGAAGCGCAAGCTTCATCGTCGCCGCCAGGCTCTCCACAACGAAAGAATCGTCCGCCGTCAAGTCATTCGAAGTACAGAAGGATATTAATAAAACCTTTATCGAAAAAAGGGCACGGGGACAGCTTAGATGATGAAGCAGCTTCTGTAATCGATGATGTTCCGACGGCGCCGGCTACGCCTGTTGCGGAAAAACCTAGTGGAACATTACCCACGCCATATTATGTTGACGAACACGGGAACAAAATTTGGGTCTGTCCGGCATGTGGTCGACCCGACAACGGTTCCCCCATGATCGGTTGTGACGGTTGCGACGGGTGGTATCATTGGATATGTGTAGGTATTACGGAAGAACCCGGAGCGACGGAAGATTGGTTCTGCAAGTCATGTCTCGCCAAACGAACTGCGATGGTTCTAGCTGGCGTCACCTCGGGCAAGAAACGGGGCCGAAAACCAAAAGGGGAAAAAGTCAGAGACTGTCATTGA